In one Neobacillus sp. CF12 genomic region, the following are encoded:
- a CDS encoding metalloregulator ArsR/SmtB family transcription factor, with protein sequence MNLEMQQFKAEFFKALAHPLRIRILELLAEGDKSVNEIQTLVGSEGSAVSQQLTILRAKNIVTGTKEGNKVIYTLKDPMIVELLAVARQIFNNHLVNTITILDKFRDEDEEVVTMPKK encoded by the coding sequence TTGAATCTTGAAATGCAGCAATTTAAGGCGGAATTTTTCAAAGCACTTGCGCACCCTTTGAGGATTCGCATTTTGGAACTGTTAGCAGAAGGGGATAAGAGTGTTAATGAAATTCAAACACTTGTTGGCAGTGAAGGCTCCGCTGTTTCGCAGCAGTTAACGATATTACGAGCAAAGAATATTGTCACTGGTACCAAGGAAGGGAATAAAGTTATTTATACACTAAAAGATCCAATGATTGTCGAACTGCTAGCCGTAGCTCGCCAGATCTTTAACAATCACTTAGTAAATACGATTACTATATTAGATAAGTTTAGAGACGAGGATGAAGAAGTAGTCACCATGCCGAAGAAATAA
- a CDS encoding TIGR00266 family protein has translation MNNHDIDYKIYGDDMQFVEVELDPQETVIAEAGSFMMMEEDIHMETIFGDGSGNSGGSGLMGKLFSAGKRVITGESLFMTAFTNQGQGKKHVSFASPYPGKIIPMDLSELGGKIICQKDAFLAAAKGVSVGIEFQRKIGAGFFGGEGFIMQKLEGDGLAFVHAGGTITKKELLPGQTLRVDTGCLVAMTSGVDYNIEMVKGVKTALFGGEGLFFATLRGPGSVWIQSLPFSRLASRVFAAAPHRGGGKDEGSIARGIFDMFNGD, from the coding sequence ATGAATAACCATGATATTGATTACAAAATTTATGGCGACGATATGCAGTTCGTTGAAGTTGAACTCGATCCTCAGGAAACAGTTATCGCTGAAGCAGGAAGCTTTATGATGATGGAAGAAGACATACATATGGAGACGATTTTTGGAGATGGATCTGGTAATTCTGGTGGCAGCGGTCTGATGGGCAAATTATTCAGCGCCGGGAAACGAGTGATTACAGGAGAAAGCTTGTTCATGACTGCCTTTACTAACCAAGGACAAGGCAAAAAACATGTTTCCTTTGCCTCACCGTACCCTGGTAAGATCATTCCAATGGACTTAAGTGAGTTAGGTGGAAAAATCATTTGTCAAAAGGATGCTTTTCTGGCGGCTGCAAAAGGTGTTTCTGTTGGAATCGAATTTCAACGAAAGATTGGTGCTGGGTTCTTTGGCGGTGAAGGATTCATCATGCAAAAGCTTGAAGGCGATGGACTTGCATTTGTTCACGCTGGGGGAACAATTACAAAAAAAGAACTCCTTCCCGGTCAGACATTGAGAGTCGATACCGGCTGTTTAGTGGCAATGACCAGTGGAGTCGATTATAATATCGAAATGGTCAAAGGAGTTAAGACTGCACTTTTTGGTGGCGAAGGATTATTTTTTGCAACACTAAGAGGTCCTGGTTCGGTATGGATTCAATCCCTGCCATTTAGCCGACTTGCAAGCCGCGTATTTGCAGCTGCACCACACCGTGGCGGAGGAAAAGATGAAGGCAGCATCGCAAGAGGCATTTTTGATATGTTCAATGGCGATTAA
- a CDS encoding ATP-binding protein, whose protein sequence is MKVLNSIPCQSEKHLTQLASVGQIAAGIAHEVRNPLTAVKGFLQLLEHESNPEYINIAQLELENALSTLNDLLQVSKPDQEDEQPQSILIAVEMESILNLFQDKIYDIRVNTSYYDTNTPIYGKKNQFKKAFFNLIKNALESMNESGSLTISHFVEGNEVVVCIEDTGEGIPNEKLSLLGTPFFSTKELGTGMGLTQVFSTVYQHGGRINVESEVNQGTKFTLRIPVRNELKNRGVKKLNLSYEETLSIKEYFLANKDIFEDRLLEEAINVKDKIDEIHRIGNINLLNNAHKLVLLIVEEREHELISFAKQEGVAWAKYSLTIAFKLEWIQAIRRTVWDFLYNFDINKNNDHSSEFYFTLEKNINRQFDQFLNSFFIQYSKYKDELLDAQRKLLENLSVPIIPISRDISILPLIGAIDRFRASTIEDKLITEIGNSHIHTLILDLSGAAVNEIEVIQHIIRVINGVSMMGCKTVITGLRPEIVKLVINSGITFEHVAELKGTLQVALSDYLGENKL, encoded by the coding sequence TTGAAAGTATTAAATTCCATTCCATGTCAAAGTGAAAAGCATCTAACACAATTGGCTTCAGTTGGCCAAATTGCAGCAGGGATTGCTCATGAAGTCCGGAATCCATTAACGGCCGTTAAAGGATTTTTGCAATTACTAGAGCATGAAAGTAATCCTGAGTACATTAACATAGCTCAGTTAGAATTAGAAAATGCGTTATCAACACTGAATGATCTTCTTCAAGTTTCTAAACCAGACCAGGAAGATGAGCAACCACAATCAATCCTAATTGCAGTTGAAATGGAATCAATCTTGAATCTATTTCAAGATAAAATATATGATATTCGAGTTAATACAAGTTATTATGATACAAATACACCGATTTATGGTAAAAAAAATCAGTTTAAAAAGGCATTTTTTAATCTAATTAAAAATGCATTAGAATCTATGAATGAATCTGGTTCATTAACGATCAGCCATTTTGTCGAGGGAAATGAAGTAGTGGTATGTATAGAAGATACGGGAGAAGGAATTCCTAATGAGAAATTATCCTTATTGGGTACACCTTTTTTTTCAACCAAGGAGCTTGGTACAGGGATGGGTTTAACCCAAGTGTTTTCGACTGTGTATCAGCATGGTGGAAGAATAAATGTTGAGAGTGAAGTAAATCAAGGAACAAAATTTACCTTAAGAATCCCTGTTCGAAATGAGCTGAAAAATAGAGGTGTAAAAAAGTTGAATTTAAGCTATGAAGAAACTTTATCCATAAAGGAATATTTTCTTGCTAATAAAGATATTTTTGAGGATAGACTTCTAGAAGAAGCGATAAACGTGAAAGATAAAATTGATGAGATACATAGAATTGGTAATATTAATCTATTAAACAACGCACATAAACTCGTGCTACTGATAGTAGAGGAACGTGAACATGAATTAATCTCTTTCGCAAAGCAGGAAGGGGTGGCTTGGGCTAAATATTCATTAACCATTGCATTTAAATTAGAGTGGATACAAGCAATCAGAAGAACAGTGTGGGATTTCCTCTATAATTTTGATATTAATAAAAATAATGATCATTCTTCGGAGTTTTATTTTACTTTGGAAAAAAACATCAATCGGCAATTTGACCAATTTTTGAATTCTTTTTTTATCCAATATAGCAAGTACAAAGATGAATTGTTAGATGCACAGAGAAAACTTCTAGAGAATCTTTCTGTTCCGATCATTCCAATCTCACGCGATATCAGCATTTTACCGTTAATTGGTGCAATAGATCGTTTTAGGGCTAGTACGATTGAAGATAAATTAATTACCGAAATAGGTAATTCACATATTCATACCTTAATATTAGATCTTTCCGGTGCTGCGGTGAATGAGATCGAAGTTATCCAACATATCATTCGTGTTATTAATGGTGTTTCCATGATGGGGTGTAAGACGGTAATTACTGGACTTAGGCCAGAAATTGTTAAACTCGTTATTAACTCGGGGATTACCTTTGAGCACGTTGCTGAGTTAAAGGGAACCCTGCAGGTCGCCCTTTCTGATTACCTAGGGGAAAATAAGCTCTAA
- a CDS encoding DinB family protein, whose protein sequence is MNRKDVLLEQFLCCQKKSHWFVSFEKAVAGLTPEQANWKKSDSENSIWELISHLVFWNERFLYRFKNKVIPKMEGNNDSTFTYLSESKWEQVLERFNVVMFDWIETIKNSEDEKFDQRISEESKETWLESLSSITLHNAYHIGQIVTIRKMQGSWSKEQGVS, encoded by the coding sequence ATGAATCGAAAAGATGTATTACTTGAACAATTCCTTTGTTGTCAAAAAAAGAGCCATTGGTTTGTTTCATTTGAAAAAGCAGTTGCAGGTTTAACTCCAGAGCAAGCAAACTGGAAAAAATCTGATTCCGAGAACTCCATCTGGGAACTCATCAGTCACTTAGTTTTTTGGAATGAACGCTTTTTATACCGTTTTAAGAATAAAGTGATTCCAAAGATGGAAGGAAATAATGATAGTACTTTTACCTATTTAAGCGAATCGAAATGGGAGCAGGTCTTAGAACGCTTCAATGTGGTGATGTTTGACTGGATTGAGACCATTAAGAATAGTGAAGATGAAAAGTTTGATCAACGTATTAGTGAGGAATCGAAAGAAACTTGGTTGGAATCTTTATCGAGTATAACCCTTCATAATGCCTATCATATTGGGCAAATTGTTACCATTCGAAAAATGCAAGGCTCATGGAGCAAGGAACAAGGAGTGAGTTAA
- a CDS encoding DUF4173 domain-containing protein — protein sequence MELKFGKSDWIFLLLCMVVGIVAEEAFFRTEIGISYLLFIIAFYSLFFYRYRGFAFNHQRFGYLLLICVWLLAVGYFINDNIFFYALNIMVIPALVFFHLVLVTSQKNIRWNKLAFIAYLFSKLGGAIKYNLIFASLMGKFFKQGMDESKFQVWRKVTIGILISIPVLFIVLGLLMSADTQFERLMGGIPQWFQMVDAEVVARIFIVLSFTFTFFGLMQVLMRKQINVLIQDGDKLPFKMDTIITITVLVLINAVYVLFIIVQFKYFFSGTLQGDFTYAEYARKGFFELIFVTLINLTVTVLVLTFVDRSIGLIKRFMQVLLTALVISSGVLLSSAFMRLSMYEAAYGFTFIRVMAHSFMIFLVVIFMYTLIKIWIEKLSLFHFYFISSLLYYTLMNVINVEQIIVTKNIERYEQSGKIDLHYLNSLSHTGILGLVELYEEDPQLPGLKDILLERKNEANLSNVLWQSYNVKRSQANNELRKLHLE from the coding sequence ATGGAACTTAAATTTGGTAAAAGTGATTGGATCTTTTTATTACTGTGTATGGTGGTAGGGATTGTGGCGGAGGAAGCGTTTTTCCGAACTGAAATAGGTATTTCCTATTTATTATTTATCATCGCTTTTTACAGTTTATTTTTTTATCGCTATCGCGGTTTTGCATTCAATCATCAGCGATTCGGATATCTTCTGCTCATCTGTGTCTGGTTGTTAGCGGTAGGCTATTTTATCAATGATAATATTTTCTTTTATGCTTTGAATATTATGGTGATTCCAGCACTCGTATTTTTTCATCTTGTATTAGTAACAAGTCAAAAAAATATCCGTTGGAACAAACTAGCTTTTATAGCCTATTTATTTTCGAAGTTAGGAGGAGCAATAAAGTATAATCTTATTTTTGCTTCTTTAATGGGAAAGTTTTTTAAACAGGGTATGGACGAGAGTAAATTTCAAGTGTGGAGAAAAGTAACAATTGGTATACTCATTTCCATTCCCGTTTTGTTTATTGTCTTAGGTTTACTGATGTCTGCGGATACTCAATTTGAAAGGCTGATGGGGGGAATTCCCCAGTGGTTTCAGATGGTTGACGCTGAAGTAGTCGCTCGAATTTTTATTGTTTTGTCCTTTACTTTTACCTTTTTTGGTCTCATGCAGGTTCTGATGAGGAAACAAATCAATGTACTCATTCAAGATGGTGACAAACTACCATTTAAAATGGATACAATTATTACCATTACAGTCCTTGTGTTAATAAATGCGGTCTATGTACTCTTTATTATAGTCCAATTTAAGTACTTCTTTAGTGGGACATTGCAAGGGGATTTCACCTATGCAGAATATGCAAGAAAAGGCTTTTTCGAACTAATATTTGTGACACTCATCAATCTCACGGTAACCGTTCTGGTTTTAACCTTTGTGGATAGGTCGATAGGGTTGATAAAAAGATTTATGCAAGTCCTATTAACGGCACTGGTCATTTCAAGTGGTGTGTTATTAAGTTCTGCCTTCATGCGGTTAAGCATGTATGAGGCTGCTTATGGGTTTACTTTCATCAGAGTGATGGCGCACTCGTTTATGATCTTTCTTGTTGTCATTTTCATGTATACCTTAATAAAAATTTGGATTGAAAAACTATCATTATTCCATTTTTATTTTATTAGTTCGTTACTCTACTACACATTGATGAATGTAATCAATGTCGAGCAGATTATCGTGACTAAGAACATTGAACGGTATGAACAAAGTGGGAAAATTGATTTGCACTATCTAAATAGCTTATCTCACACAGGTATTCTTGGCCTAGTTGAGTTATATGAAGAAGATCCTCAACTTCCGGGCTTAAAGGATATTTTACTAGAAAGAAAAAATGAAGCAAATCTAAGCAATGTCCTATGGCAATCTTATAACGTTAAAAGATCTCAAGCGAATAATGAATTAAGAAAACTTCATTTGGAATAA
- a CDS encoding PadR family transcriptional regulator gives MFNRELVKGSTSLILLQLLNERDMYGYELVKELEQRSDNGLSVKEGTLYPALHKLEKQEYIECYWQEQEKGPARKYYQITDAGKEVLNEKTREWQDFVKVMNKVIGRSKHGTAEE, from the coding sequence ATGTTTAATCGTGAATTGGTAAAAGGAAGTACTTCGTTAATCTTGCTTCAATTGTTAAATGAAAGGGATATGTACGGCTATGAATTGGTAAAAGAATTAGAGCAGCGAAGTGATAATGGCTTAAGCGTCAAAGAGGGCACATTGTATCCAGCCTTGCACAAGCTTGAAAAACAAGAGTATATTGAATGCTATTGGCAGGAGCAGGAGAAGGGGCCAGCACGTAAATATTACCAAATTACAGACGCAGGCAAAGAAGTCCTAAATGAAAAAACCCGTGAATGGCAGGATTTTGTGAAGGTAATGAACAAGGTAATAGGGAGATCGAAGCATGGAACTGCCGAAGAATAG
- the asnA gene encoding aspartate--ammonia ligase, protein MQNSLSTQKLYTSKLALLQTEVAIKKTKDYFENSLAETLNLTRVSAPILLKSGKGLNDDLNGVERMVSFEALDIKNAKIEIVQSLAKWKRMALARYGFTQDAGLYTDMNAIRRDEVLDHLHSIYVDQWDWEKIIAKEQRNLETLKTEVQKIYQVFKNTENYLYELYPVLEPVLPDEIHFVTTQELETMYPNQSPKQREDSIAKEYGAVFIMQIGGQLLSGEKHDGRSPDYDDWTLNGDIIFWYPPLEQSIEVSSMGIRVDEEALKKQLEISKNEDRMSLEYHQAVLNCELPYTIGGGIGQSRICMLFLKKIHIGEVQVSVWNDEIIEDCQKANITLL, encoded by the coding sequence ATGCAAAATTCACTTTCTACTCAAAAGCTTTACACTTCAAAATTAGCTCTTTTACAAACAGAAGTTGCAATAAAAAAAACAAAGGATTACTTTGAAAATTCCTTAGCTGAAACATTAAATTTAACACGAGTTTCAGCACCAATCCTTTTGAAATCTGGAAAGGGCCTAAATGATGACTTAAATGGTGTAGAAAGAATGGTTTCTTTTGAGGCATTGGATATTAAAAATGCAAAAATTGAAATCGTCCAATCTCTTGCTAAATGGAAAAGAATGGCACTAGCAAGGTATGGCTTTACACAGGACGCTGGACTTTATACAGATATGAATGCAATTAGGAGAGATGAAGTTTTAGACCATTTGCATTCGATTTATGTAGACCAGTGGGATTGGGAGAAAATCATTGCAAAAGAGCAACGTAATCTGGAGACATTAAAAACAGAAGTACAAAAAATCTATCAGGTTTTTAAAAACACTGAAAATTATTTATATGAGCTATATCCAGTGTTAGAGCCAGTCCTTCCTGACGAGATTCATTTTGTTACCACGCAGGAACTTGAAACCATGTATCCAAATCAGTCTCCTAAACAAAGAGAAGATAGTATCGCCAAAGAATATGGTGCGGTGTTCATCATGCAAATCGGAGGTCAGTTACTGTCTGGTGAAAAGCATGATGGACGCTCACCGGATTATGATGATTGGACATTGAATGGTGACATTATTTTCTGGTATCCCCCTTTAGAACAATCAATTGAAGTTTCTTCAATGGGGATTCGTGTAGATGAAGAGGCATTAAAAAAACAATTAGAGATCTCAAAAAATGAGGATAGAATGTCTTTAGAATACCATCAAGCTGTTCTTAATTGTGAACTCCCTTATACAATTGGAGGAGGAATTGGCCAATCTAGGATCTGTATGCTCTTCCTTAAAAAAATACACATTGGTGAAGTTCAAGTTTCCGTCTGGAATGACGAAATCATTGAGGACTGTCAAAAAGCAAATATAACTCTGTTGTAA
- a CDS encoding polysaccharide deacetylase family protein, translating into MTGFIMILTVMLLSFFLVLGVVSHFQKTGRKWIYFSISAFSLIALVFMLFFLDWDLSKPGNNNSNPPTTETPANGNEDPGKENPSEGNPPPENPRDEEPTDEDPKDEEPTGEDPKDEEPVDPPPAEPAKIVVPVNGTLEYKVVAGDTLWSIADRADLTVAKIKQWNNLASDTIYVGQILKLYGKNVEPPPPVDPPKEETPPVTTSSVIITSGSVQTKEIALTFDAGSDAIGIGILDVLKKHNVKATFFLTGGWADKFPSYAKRIAVEGHDIGNHTYSHPDAVKTNSNIFLQDIIKAEEAIKRVTGITPRPYFRFPFGSYNAAALKTVGGAGYPYSIQWTIDTIDWQQPSVEVIVSRIQSGASNGDIILMHIGGINTPAAVDKVIPLLKEMGYNLVTLTELLDL; encoded by the coding sequence ATGACAGGTTTTATCATGATTCTAACTGTTATGTTACTTTCATTTTTTCTAGTATTGGGGGTAGTTTCACACTTTCAAAAAACTGGCAGGAAATGGATCTACTTTTCAATCTCAGCCTTTAGTTTGATTGCATTGGTTTTTATGCTGTTTTTCCTTGATTGGGACCTATCTAAACCTGGAAATAACAATTCTAATCCACCAACGACCGAGACACCTGCTAATGGTAATGAGGATCCAGGTAAAGAAAATCCTTCTGAAGGAAATCCTCCACCAGAAAACCCAAGAGATGAAGAGCCAACCGACGAAGATCCAAAGGATGAAGAACCAACTGGTGAAGATCCCAAAGATGAAGAGCCAGTTGATCCCCCCCCTGCAGAACCTGCAAAAATTGTTGTCCCCGTAAATGGAACTCTAGAGTATAAAGTCGTAGCAGGTGATACCTTATGGTCGATTGCAGATAGGGCTGATTTAACCGTTGCAAAAATAAAGCAATGGAATAACCTAGCCTCTGATACTATCTACGTTGGTCAAATATTAAAGTTATATGGTAAAAACGTTGAACCTCCTCCTCCAGTTGATCCGCCAAAAGAAGAGACACCACCAGTCACAACATCATCTGTTATCATTACAAGCGGCAGCGTTCAGACAAAGGAAATTGCTTTAACCTTTGATGCAGGCAGTGATGCAATCGGAATTGGGATATTAGATGTCTTGAAAAAGCATAACGTTAAAGCAACCTTTTTTCTAACAGGAGGTTGGGCAGATAAGTTTCCAAGTTACGCAAAAAGAATTGCAGTTGAAGGGCACGATATTGGAAATCATACGTACTCGCACCCGGATGCTGTCAAAACGAATTCCAACATTTTTCTCCAGGATATAATAAAAGCTGAGGAAGCGATAAAGAGAGTTACAGGGATAACTCCTCGTCCTTATTTCCGTTTTCCGTTTGGATCATATAATGCTGCTGCCCTAAAAACAGTTGGCGGGGCAGGATATCCCTATAGCATTCAATGGACCATAGATACAATCGATTGGCAGCAGCCGTCTGTTGAAGTGATTGTTTCAAGAATTCAATCAGGAGCAAGCAACGGAGACATTATCCTTATGCATATTGGAGGAATTAATACTCCTGCAGCCGTCGATAAGGTCATCCCGCTCTTGAAAGAAATGGGGTATAACTTGGTAACACTGACAGAATTACTTGATTTATAG
- the aspA gene encoding aspartate ammonia-lyase, with protein sequence MSTDKKRIEKDFLGEKEIPVDAYYGIQTIRAVENFPITGYRIHESLIKALAMVKKAAAIANMNTTRLYKDLAGVIIQAADEIIDGKWNDQFIVDPIQGGAGTSMNMNVNEVIANRGLELLGHPKGDYFHLSPNTHVNMSQSTNDVFPTAIHISTLSLLEKLLITMEDMQKVFKQKAVQFEKVIKMGRTHLQDAVPIRLGQEFEAYSRVLTRDINRIKHTREHLLEVNMGATAVGTGLNADPKYIKDVVKQLAEICGFPLVNAEHLVDATQNTDAYTEVSAALKVCMMNMSKIANDLRLMASGPRAGLGEIRLPARQPGSSIMPGKVNPVMPELINQIAFQVIGNDHTICLASEAGQLELNVMEPVLVFNLLQSISIMNNGFRAFTDHCLAGIEANEERLKEYVDKSVGIITAVNPHLGYEVAARIAREATITGKSVRELCLQYDVLTEEELDIILNVYEMTEPGIAGEELLDRD encoded by the coding sequence ATGTCAACAGACAAGAAAAGAATCGAGAAGGATTTCTTAGGAGAAAAAGAGATACCGGTTGATGCGTACTATGGGATTCAAACAATTAGAGCAGTGGAGAATTTTCCAATTACAGGATATCGCATTCATGAGTCCTTGATTAAAGCGCTTGCAATGGTTAAAAAAGCAGCAGCCATTGCGAATATGAACACAACACGCTTGTACAAAGATTTGGCGGGTGTCATTATACAAGCAGCAGATGAGATTATTGATGGTAAGTGGAACGATCAATTTATTGTGGACCCCATTCAGGGCGGTGCAGGCACATCTATGAACATGAATGTAAATGAAGTCATTGCCAATCGTGGGCTTGAATTACTTGGCCATCCAAAAGGTGATTATTTTCATTTAAGTCCGAACACACATGTAAATATGTCCCAATCTACCAATGATGTATTCCCAACAGCTATACATATTTCTACTTTATCGTTATTAGAAAAATTACTAATCACCATGGAAGATATGCAAAAAGTCTTTAAACAAAAAGCAGTCCAGTTTGAGAAGGTTATTAAGATGGGACGTACTCATCTTCAAGATGCTGTTCCTATTCGCCTAGGACAAGAGTTTGAAGCATACTCTCGTGTACTTACTCGTGATATCAATCGTATTAAACATACCCGGGAGCATTTATTAGAAGTAAATATGGGAGCAACAGCCGTAGGAACAGGTTTAAATGCTGACCCAAAATACATTAAAGATGTAGTAAAACAACTCGCTGAAATTTGTGGTTTTCCACTGGTTAACGCTGAGCACTTAGTGGATGCTACTCAAAATACCGATGCCTATACAGAAGTTTCGGCCGCATTGAAAGTCTGTATGATGAATATGTCGAAAATCGCGAATGACCTTCGCTTAATGGCTTCTGGCCCTCGCGCTGGGTTAGGTGAGATTCGTCTCCCAGCACGTCAGCCAGGTTCTTCGATTATGCCTGGGAAGGTGAATCCGGTTATGCCGGAGCTAATCAATCAAATTGCCTTCCAGGTAATTGGGAATGACCATACCATTTGTCTTGCGTCTGAAGCTGGTCAATTAGAGTTGAATGTGATGGAGCCTGTTTTAGTCTTTAACCTTCTTCAGTCAATCAGTATTATGAACAACGGTTTCCGTGCCTTTACAGATCATTGTTTAGCAGGAATTGAAGCAAATGAAGAGCGTTTAAAGGAATATGTAGATAAGAGTGTTGGAATTATTACAGCCGTGAATCCACATCTAGGATACGAAGTAGCTGCACGAATTGCTAGGGAAGCAACGATTACTGGGAAATCTGTTCGTGAATTATGTTTACAGTATGATGTCCTAACAGAAGAGGAATTAGATATTATTTTGAATGTTTATGAAATGACTGAGCCTGGGATTGCTGGGGAAGAACTGTTGGATAGAGATTAA
- a CDS encoding VOC family protein: protein MKESLTEKKPLAGNNEINQLAFVVRDIEKTSEMFAKLLGIPKPAWFLTGDSQVSKVVFRGKPTNSRSKLVFMNTSTVQFELIEPNEEAGTMREFLDTVGEGIHHIAFDVDSIKEKLPIFEENGYPLLQSGEFTSSDGRYVYVDTLNDHKTLVELLESAEPRDRAPSKESYSPLLGTNKVEQLAIVVKDLDAAAEAYCKLLGVEKPQIIQSGPSDLTQVVFEGEPTEGDSRYMFINTQMLQIELIEPGKSPSTWKKHLETQGEGVHHISFVIKNMDEKIKLLEEMGYPVIQTGNFYNGKGRYAYMDTTSDFKVIIELLERFES from the coding sequence GTGAAAGAATCACTAACAGAAAAAAAGCCATTGGCAGGTAATAATGAAATCAATCAACTGGCCTTTGTAGTACGTGATATTGAGAAAACATCAGAAATGTTTGCTAAATTGCTCGGAATTCCGAAACCTGCATGGTTTTTAACTGGTGATAGTCAAGTTTCCAAAGTAGTGTTTCGCGGTAAGCCAACAAATTCTCGAAGTAAATTAGTGTTTATGAATACATCAACAGTACAATTTGAATTAATCGAGCCAAACGAAGAAGCAGGTACGATGCGTGAGTTTTTAGATACTGTAGGCGAAGGAATCCATCATATTGCCTTTGATGTGGATTCGATTAAGGAAAAGCTGCCGATTTTTGAAGAAAATGGATATCCTCTACTCCAAAGTGGTGAATTTACTTCGAGTGACGGCAGATATGTATATGTAGATACTTTGAATGATCATAAAACACTAGTAGAACTCCTTGAAAGTGCTGAGCCACGCGATAGAGCACCAAGTAAAGAATCCTATTCCCCATTGCTTGGAACGAATAAGGTAGAACAGTTAGCGATTGTTGTAAAAGACCTTGATGCTGCTGCCGAGGCTTACTGTAAACTACTTGGTGTTGAAAAACCACAAATTATTCAATCCGGACCTAGTGACCTTACACAAGTGGTATTTGAAGGAGAGCCTACTGAAGGTGATTCTAGATATATGTTTATCAACACCCAAATGCTCCAAATTGAATTGATTGAACCTGGTAAGTCTCCAAGCACTTGGAAAAAGCACCTTGAAACTCAGGGGGAAGGTGTTCATCATATTTCCTTTGTCATAAAAAATATGGATGAAAAAATTAAGTTGCTAGAGGAAATGGGGTATCCCGTTATTCAAACGGGGAATTTCTATAATGGAAAAGGCAGATATGCCTATATGGATACCACCTCTGATTTTAAAGTAATCATTGAATTACTAGAACGCTTTGAGTCTTAA
- a CDS encoding SDR family NAD(P)-dependent oxidoreductase, translating into MAQLRGKSVYLTGGASGIGKAVTEAFVKEGAVLTVLDKSLAGLNQLKQQFGDSVQCIEGDVTNYQAHADAVGMAVEAFGKLDVFVANAGVFDGFAKFQTVTPGAMSNAYDVLFDINVKGYFNGAKASVEELKKTGGNMIFTVSGAGFYPDGGGVWYTASKHAQIGLMRQLAFELAPDIRVNAVAPGGTLTALNVISPLQPFVKTVDNETKEKSIKSRNPLRIAMSSEDHVGAYLLLASDNARAITGEVISSDGGLSVRGLG; encoded by the coding sequence ATGGCTCAGTTAAGAGGTAAATCAGTTTATTTGACCGGTGGTGCCTCTGGTATCGGAAAGGCTGTTACAGAGGCTTTTGTGAAAGAAGGGGCAGTTCTCACTGTTCTCGATAAATCATTAGCGGGACTGAATCAATTAAAGCAGCAATTTGGTGATTCTGTCCAATGTATTGAGGGAGATGTTACGAATTATCAAGCACATGCTGATGCAGTAGGTATGGCTGTTGAAGCATTTGGAAAGTTAGATGTTTTTGTTGCGAATGCAGGTGTGTTTGATGGGTTTGCTAAATTCCAGACTGTTACTCCCGGAGCAATGTCAAATGCATATGACGTCCTGTTTGACATCAATGTAAAAGGATATTTCAATGGGGCAAAGGCGTCAGTTGAGGAATTAAAGAAAACAGGCGGTAATATGATTTTCACTGTGTCAGGTGCAGGATTCTATCCTGATGGGGGAGGAGTCTGGTATACCGCCAGCAAACACGCACAAATTGGCTTAATGCGCCAGCTTGCCTTTGAACTTGCTCCCGATATTCGAGTGAATGCTGTTGCTCCGGGAGGAACGTTGACTGCCCTAAATGTCATTTCTCCGCTTCAACCATTTGTAAAAACTGTAGATAACGAGACAAAAGAGAAGAGTATTAAATCCCGAAATCCGCTTCGAATTGCAATGTCTTCTGAAGACCACGTTGGAGCTTATTTGCTTCTTGCTTCTGATAATGCGAGAGCTATTACTGGAGAAGTGATTTCGAGTGATGGAGGCTTATCTGTCCGTGGTTTAGGTTAA